The Corynebacterium confusum genome has a window encoding:
- a CDS encoding DUF2334 domain-containing protein: MHGHLLVSISSIFDDTRKQASNLLRILDAEAIPVSLLIAPHIDGNWHLAKDSKTKGWVKEQADAGRVLILNGFDQAVQGRRAEFANLDEHEAKLRLAGATRQMGKIGFTPTIFAPPRWRMSEGTLKVLPAFGFDVAVSTRGIHELESGKFYQSRNLSYGEGFGAAKWWRRNIIRAAERSAQRGNTVRLSVSGRNLDDRKVVKDFVKAVHRAAAAGAQPADYSIYLPN, from the coding sequence ATGCATGGCCACCTCCTGGTTTCGATTTCCAGTATTTTCGACGACACCCGGAAACAGGCCTCGAATCTCCTCCGCATCCTGGATGCCGAGGCGATTCCTGTGTCTCTTCTGATTGCCCCGCATATTGATGGCAATTGGCACTTGGCGAAGGACTCCAAGACGAAGGGGTGGGTCAAAGAGCAAGCAGACGCCGGCCGGGTACTGATTCTCAACGGCTTCGACCAAGCCGTCCAGGGCCGCCGCGCGGAATTCGCCAACCTCGATGAGCACGAGGCCAAGCTGCGGCTGGCCGGTGCGACCCGGCAGATGGGCAAGATCGGTTTCACCCCCACCATCTTCGCTCCGCCGCGCTGGCGCATGTCGGAGGGAACCCTCAAGGTGCTGCCGGCCTTCGGCTTCGACGTGGCCGTATCCACCCGCGGCATCCACGAGCTAGAATCCGGCAAGTTCTACCAGTCGCGCAACCTCTCCTACGGCGAGGGCTTCGGCGCGGCCAAGTGGTGGCGCCGCAACATCATCCGCGCGGCGGAACGCTCCGCCCAGCGCGGCAACACCGTCCGCCTCTCGGTCTCCGGCCGTAACCTCGATGACCGGAAGGTGGTCAAGGACTTCGTCAAAGCCGTGCACAGGGCCGCAGCGGCCGGCGCGCAGCCGGCCGACTACAGCATCTACCTGCCGAACTAG
- a CDS encoding S9 family peptidase, translating into MTDESMHAPVAPVRPISRQFHGRTFVDDYEWLRDKKSQDTLDYLNAENDYTKAQTAHLETLTENIYQEIKSRIKETDMSVPVRQGDYWYYGRSQEGKSYGLSCRLSVEEGADPWFPPVIPEEGRPAGEEVLLDLNELAEGNEFFSLGASSITTSGRYLAYSVDVSGDERFELRIKDLATGELLDDHLMGLFYGATWVGEDYIFYQTVDEAWRADSVWRHKVGTPQEDDVRIFYEEDAHFSVGVGGTRSDKYLFLVSSSKITSEFWVLEQDQPEGEFQLLWERESGVEYEVDHAVIDGEDRWIVTHNAAGANFEVTVCSALTKDTGLPALRDTQVLVPHREDVRIEGVDTYQHQLVLVYRNGGIGRIAIMPLTEGEGLGEFTQVDFDEEIYTAGTTGNPEWDTPVIRMVYGSFTQPAQVLQYDVAAGERTLLKQQEVQGGYDPGDYTAYRLWATAQDGTEIPVSVVHRADLDTSAPQPMLLYGYGSYETSVDPGFSVTRLSLLDRGMIFAVAHVRGGGEMGRGWYDHGKLMEKKNTFTDFIDVADDLIARGLTSPDRLAAEGGSAGGMLMGAVANMAPDRFTAIQAAVPFVDPLTSMLMPELPLTVVEWDEWGDPYHDPAFYDYMASYAPYENVTAQDYPNILATTSLNDTRVLYVEPAKWIAKLRTVASGGQFLLKTEMVAGHGGVSGRYDKWRQNAFEYAWIINQATGCTE; encoded by the coding sequence ATGACTGATGAATCCATGCATGCTCCGGTAGCCCCCGTTCGTCCGATTTCGCGCCAATTCCACGGCCGCACTTTCGTCGATGATTACGAGTGGCTGCGGGATAAGAAGTCGCAGGACACGCTGGACTACCTCAACGCGGAAAACGACTACACCAAGGCGCAGACCGCGCACCTGGAGACGCTGACCGAGAATATCTACCAGGAGATTAAGTCCCGCATCAAGGAAACGGACATGTCCGTTCCCGTGCGCCAGGGCGATTACTGGTACTACGGGCGCTCCCAGGAGGGCAAGAGCTACGGTCTGTCGTGCCGCCTGTCGGTCGAGGAGGGCGCGGACCCGTGGTTCCCGCCCGTCATCCCGGAGGAAGGTCGCCCGGCAGGCGAAGAGGTGCTGCTCGACCTGAACGAGCTGGCCGAGGGCAACGAGTTCTTCTCTCTGGGGGCCTCTTCCATCACGACCTCGGGGCGTTACCTGGCGTATTCCGTCGACGTCAGCGGCGACGAGCGCTTTGAGCTGCGCATCAAGGACCTGGCTACGGGCGAGTTGCTGGACGATCACCTGATGGGCCTGTTCTACGGCGCGACCTGGGTCGGCGAGGACTACATCTTTTACCAGACCGTCGACGAGGCCTGGCGCGCCGATAGCGTGTGGCGCCACAAGGTAGGCACGCCGCAGGAAGACGACGTGCGCATCTTCTACGAGGAAGACGCCCACTTCAGTGTTGGAGTGGGCGGCACCCGCAGCGACAAGTACCTGTTCTTGGTCTCCAGTTCGAAGATCACCTCGGAGTTCTGGGTGCTGGAGCAGGACCAACCGGAAGGCGAGTTCCAACTGCTTTGGGAGCGCGAATCCGGGGTCGAATACGAGGTGGACCACGCCGTCATCGACGGCGAGGACCGCTGGATCGTCACCCACAACGCTGCCGGCGCCAACTTCGAGGTCACCGTCTGCTCGGCGCTGACGAAGGACACCGGCCTGCCCGCCCTGCGCGATACCCAGGTGCTGGTCCCGCACCGCGAGGACGTGCGCATCGAGGGAGTGGATACCTATCAGCACCAGCTGGTGCTGGTCTACCGCAACGGCGGCATCGGGCGCATCGCCATCATGCCGCTGACCGAGGGTGAGGGGCTCGGCGAGTTCACCCAGGTCGACTTTGACGAGGAGATCTATACCGCCGGCACCACCGGCAACCCGGAGTGGGACACCCCGGTCATCCGCATGGTCTACGGCTCATTCACGCAGCCTGCTCAGGTCCTGCAGTACGACGTGGCCGCCGGCGAGCGCACCCTGCTGAAGCAGCAGGAGGTCCAGGGCGGCTACGACCCCGGCGACTACACCGCCTATCGCCTGTGGGCCACCGCCCAGGACGGCACGGAGATCCCCGTCTCCGTGGTGCACCGCGCGGACCTAGACACCTCCGCGCCGCAGCCGATGCTGCTCTACGGCTACGGTTCCTACGAGACCAGCGTCGACCCCGGGTTCTCCGTCACCCGCCTGTCGCTGCTGGACCGCGGCATGATCTTCGCCGTCGCCCACGTCCGCGGCGGCGGGGAGATGGGCCGCGGCTGGTACGACCACGGCAAGCTCATGGAGAAGAAGAACACCTTCACCGACTTCATCGATGTTGCCGATGATCTCATCGCCCGCGGCCTGACCAGCCCGGACCGGCTGGCGGCGGAAGGTGGTTCCGCGGGCGGCATGCTGATGGGGGCGGTGGCGAATATGGCCCCGGACCGTTTCACCGCCATCCAAGCCGCCGTGCCTTTTGTTGACCCGCTGACCTCCATGCTCATGCCGGAGCTCCCGCTCACGGTGGTGGAGTGGGACGAGTGGGGCGACCCGTACCACGACCCGGCCTTCTACGACTACATGGCCAGCTACGCCCCGTACGAGAACGTCACGGCGCAGGATTACCCGAACATCCTGGCCACGACCTCGCTGAACGATACCCGCGTGCTCTACGTAGAACCCGCCAAGTGGATCGCCAAGCTGCGCACCGTTGCCAGCGGCGGCCAGTTCCTGCTGAAGACGGAGATGGTCGCCGGCCACGGCGGCGTGTCCGGACGCTACGACAAGTGGCGCCAGAACGCCTTCGAATACGCCTGGATCATCAACCAGGCCACGGGGTGTACCGAGTAG
- a CDS encoding phosphoribosylaminoimidazolesuccinocarboxamide synthase — protein sequence MRPRLSDYQHLVSGKVRDIYAIDEHTLLMVASDRISAFDFALEPAIPDKGRVLTATSQFFFDAINFPNHLAGPVDDERIPEEVLGRAFVVKKLQMLPFECVARGYLTGSGLKEYQANGTVCGIELPSGLVESSRLPEPIFTPATKAEQGEHDENVTYERVVKDLGADRAAQLCNATLTIYAQAAQIAEERGIILADTKFEFGLDSDGTLVLADEVLTPDSSRYWPADSYVEGEVQPSFDKQYVRNWLTSPESGWDKASETTPPALPDEIVSATRLRYIEAYERLSGKQFIDWVG from the coding sequence ATGCGACCACGTCTTAGCGATTATCAGCACCTCGTATCCGGCAAAGTCCGCGATATCTACGCCATCGATGAGCACACGCTGCTCATGGTGGCCAGCGACCGGATTTCCGCCTTCGACTTCGCCCTGGAGCCCGCCATCCCGGACAAGGGGCGGGTGCTGACTGCGACCTCGCAGTTCTTCTTCGACGCCATCAATTTCCCCAACCACCTGGCCGGCCCGGTCGACGACGAGCGGATCCCAGAAGAGGTCCTGGGCCGGGCATTCGTGGTCAAGAAACTGCAGATGCTGCCTTTCGAGTGTGTGGCCCGCGGCTACCTGACCGGCTCCGGGCTGAAGGAATACCAGGCCAACGGCACGGTCTGCGGCATCGAACTGCCCTCCGGCCTGGTGGAGTCCTCCCGCCTGCCGGAGCCCATCTTCACCCCGGCTACTAAGGCCGAACAGGGCGAGCACGACGAGAATGTCACCTACGAGCGCGTCGTGAAAGACCTCGGCGCCGACCGCGCCGCCCAGCTGTGCAACGCCACGCTGACCATCTACGCCCAGGCCGCCCAGATCGCCGAAGAGCGCGGCATCATCCTGGCTGACACCAAGTTCGAGTTCGGCCTGGACAGCGACGGCACCCTCGTCTTGGCCGACGAGGTGCTGACCCCGGACTCTTCCCGCTACTGGCCGGCCGACTCCTACGTCGAGGGCGAGGTCCAGCCCAGCTTCGACAAGCAGTACGTCCGCAACTGGCTGACCTCGCCGGAATCCGGCTGGGACAAGGCCTCCGAGACCACCCCGCCGGCCCTGCCGGACGAGATCGTCTCCGCCACCCGCCTGCGCTACATCGAGGCCTACGAGCGTCTATCCGGCAAGCAGTTCATCGATTGGGTAGGCTAA
- the purB gene encoding adenylosuccinate lyase, with protein sequence MAEKKKINNVLSSRYASAELTEIWSPEHKIVLERQLWIAVMRAQKDLGVDIPDEAISAYEAAVEDVDLDSIAQRERVTRHDVKARIEEFNALAGYEHIHKGMTSRDLTENVEQLQIYRSLQIIRDKAIAVVARMGEHADKYQHLVMAGRSHNVAAQATTLGKRFASAADEMLLAIERVEALLNRYPLRGIKGPMGTAQDMLDLMGGSHDKLASLETAVADYLGFSRIFDSVGQVYPRSLDFDAVSALVELGAAPSSLATTIRLMAGNETVTEGFKEGQVGSSAMPHKMNARSCERVCGFQVILRGYLTMVGDLAGQQWNEGDVFCSVIRRVALPDAFFALDGQFETFLTVLEEFGAFPAMIDRELERYLPFLATTRILMAAVRAGVGRETAHEVIKENAVAVALNMRENGADQDLVERLAADERLPLDRAALDEALADKHAFIGAAEAQVGQVLSRIAEKADQHPQAAQYRPGEII encoded by the coding sequence GTGGCTGAAAAGAAGAAGATTAACAACGTCCTGTCCTCCCGCTACGCTTCGGCGGAGCTGACCGAAATCTGGAGCCCCGAGCACAAGATCGTGCTCGAGCGGCAGCTGTGGATCGCGGTCATGCGCGCCCAGAAGGACCTGGGGGTGGATATCCCCGACGAGGCGATCAGCGCCTACGAGGCAGCGGTCGAAGACGTCGACTTGGACTCCATCGCCCAGCGCGAGCGCGTTACCCGCCACGACGTGAAGGCGCGTATCGAGGAATTCAACGCGCTGGCCGGCTACGAGCACATCCACAAGGGGATGACCAGCCGCGACTTGACCGAAAACGTCGAGCAGCTGCAGATCTACCGCTCCCTGCAGATCATCCGCGACAAGGCCATCGCCGTGGTGGCCCGCATGGGCGAGCACGCCGACAAGTACCAGCACTTGGTCATGGCGGGCCGCTCCCACAACGTCGCCGCCCAGGCCACCACCCTGGGCAAGCGCTTCGCCTCCGCCGCCGATGAGATGCTGCTGGCCATCGAGCGCGTCGAGGCACTGCTGAACCGCTACCCGCTGCGCGGCATCAAGGGCCCGATGGGCACGGCCCAGGACATGCTGGACCTGATGGGTGGGTCCCATGACAAGCTGGCCTCCCTGGAGACCGCCGTAGCGGACTACCTCGGCTTTAGCCGGATCTTCGACTCCGTCGGGCAGGTCTACCCGCGCTCGCTGGACTTCGATGCCGTCTCCGCCCTCGTCGAGCTGGGCGCGGCGCCGTCTTCGCTGGCCACCACCATCCGCCTGATGGCCGGCAACGAGACCGTCACCGAGGGCTTCAAGGAAGGCCAGGTCGGTTCCTCTGCCATGCCTCACAAGATGAACGCCCGCTCTTGCGAGCGCGTCTGCGGCTTCCAGGTCATCCTCCGCGGCTACCTGACCATGGTCGGCGACCTGGCCGGGCAGCAGTGGAACGAGGGCGACGTTTTCTGCTCCGTCATCCGCCGTGTCGCACTGCCGGACGCCTTCTTCGCGCTGGACGGACAGTTCGAGACCTTCTTGACCGTGCTGGAGGAATTCGGCGCTTTCCCGGCCATGATCGACCGCGAACTCGAGCGCTACCTGCCGTTCTTGGCCACCACTCGCATCCTAATGGCGGCCGTGCGCGCCGGGGTGGGACGCGAGACCGCCCACGAGGTCATCAAGGAAAACGCCGTCGCCGTGGCGCTGAACATGCGCGAAAACGGCGCGGACCAAGACCTAGTGGAGCGCCTGGCCGCTGATGAGCGCCTCCCCCTTGACAGGGCTGCCCTGGATGAGGCCCTCGCCGACAAGCACGCCTTCATCGGCGCTGCGGAAGCGCAGGTAGGCCAGGTTCTGTCCCGGATCGCCGAAAAGGCGGACCAGCACCCCCAAGCCGCCCAGTACCGCCCGGGCGAGATTATTTAG
- a CDS encoding metal-dependent transcriptional regulator, with product MDIELNDLPVSTQNYLKAAWLLKEWSAEPVTKTALAARVGVTLSSASDAVRKLTQQGLFTDTRYGALDLTADGRELAVQMVRRHRLIEAYLQEKLGYTWDEVHAEAEVLEHAVSDLLVARIDDALGRPTRDPHGDPIPAADGVVDQPSAVQLSQLPVGAAARVERVSDADPELLRFLASHGVRAGVEVRTQAGAAYTETVEVVTQEGSVHLGAAAADAIWVAPAS from the coding sequence ATGGACATCGAGCTCAATGACCTGCCGGTTAGCACGCAGAACTACCTCAAAGCCGCGTGGCTGCTGAAGGAATGGTCCGCCGAACCGGTCACCAAGACCGCGCTAGCCGCCCGCGTGGGCGTCACGTTGTCCTCGGCGTCCGACGCCGTTCGTAAGCTCACGCAGCAAGGGCTCTTTACCGACACCCGGTACGGGGCGCTCGACCTGACGGCGGACGGCCGCGAGCTCGCGGTCCAAATGGTCCGCCGCCACCGGCTTATCGAGGCCTACTTGCAAGAAAAGCTGGGGTATACCTGGGATGAGGTCCATGCCGAGGCCGAGGTCCTCGAGCACGCGGTATCCGATCTCTTGGTAGCGCGCATCGATGACGCGCTCGGTCGCCCCACCCGTGACCCGCACGGGGATCCGATTCCCGCCGCCGACGGCGTAGTGGACCAGCCGAGTGCAGTGCAGCTTAGCCAGCTGCCAGTGGGGGCCGCGGCCCGCGTGGAGCGCGTCTCCGACGCGGACCCCGAGTTGTTGCGTTTCCTGGCCTCCCACGGCGTGCGCGCCGGGGTGGAGGTGCGCACCCAAGCGGGGGCGGCGTACACGGAGACGGTCGAGGTGGTGACGCAGGAAGGATCCGTACATTTGGGGGCAGCTGCCGCCGACGCCATCTGGGTTGCCCCCGCGTCTTAG
- the nrdI gene encoding class Ib ribonucleoside-diphosphate reductase assembly flavoprotein NrdI, whose translation MTYSVDSFRTCATDLIYFSSASENTHRFVAQLNRPAARIPLRPKREPMLLATRPFVLVVPTYGGGNRAQAIPRQVRAFLNVPANRALLRGVITSGNTNFGEDFCVAGKLIADKTGVPELYHFELLGTPFDVERVNAGLAYFWAH comes from the coding sequence ATGACGTATTCTGTCGATTCGTTCCGAACGTGCGCGACCGATTTGATCTATTTTTCCTCCGCCTCCGAGAACACCCACCGTTTCGTAGCCCAGCTCAACCGGCCCGCCGCGCGCATCCCCCTGCGCCCTAAACGCGAGCCCATGCTGCTGGCCACTCGGCCTTTCGTCTTGGTTGTCCCCACTTACGGCGGCGGCAACCGCGCGCAAGCTATCCCGCGCCAGGTGCGGGCGTTCCTCAACGTGCCTGCCAACCGCGCCCTCTTGCGCGGCGTCATCACGAGCGGAAACACCAATTTCGGCGAGGATTTCTGCGTCGCCGGAAAACTGATTGCTGACAAGACCGGGGTCCCGGAGCTGTACCACTTCGAGCTTCTCGGCACCCCCTTCGACGTCGAACGCGTCAACGCGGGACTGGCCTATTTTTGGGCCCACTGA
- the nrdF gene encoding class 1b ribonucleoside-diphosphate reductase subunit beta, whose product MSIISQSVTPPELKRTPAARVRPINWNRTQDPKDLEVWNRLTSNFWLPEKVPLSNDLNDWHGLTATERTQTIRVFTGLTLLDTLQATVGEVSQIPDAQTEHEEAVYTNIAFMQSVHARSYSSIFSTLTTTEEIDAAYQWAVDNDLLQRRVKMVARHYFGADKLKRKAAATLLSSLLLYAGFYLPLHFAARGTLTNTADLIRLILRDKAVHGYYSGYKFQRGLERAPHRAAELDDFVHDLLDKLYELELQYSAELYEPLGLMDGVATFVRYNANKALMNLGYPARFDYSSTAVDSAVLTALAPSADENHDFFSGSGSSYVIGRAEATYDADWSF is encoded by the coding sequence TTGTCCATTATCTCGCAGTCCGTCACCCCGCCCGAGCTCAAGCGGACACCGGCAGCCCGCGTGCGGCCCATCAACTGGAACCGCACCCAGGATCCGAAGGACCTAGAGGTCTGGAACCGGCTGACTTCCAATTTCTGGCTGCCCGAGAAGGTCCCGCTGTCCAATGACTTGAACGACTGGCACGGGCTGACGGCTACGGAACGCACCCAGACCATCCGCGTTTTCACCGGGCTGACCCTGTTGGACACGCTCCAAGCCACGGTGGGCGAGGTCTCCCAGATCCCCGACGCCCAAACCGAGCACGAGGAGGCGGTCTACACCAACATCGCTTTCATGCAATCCGTGCACGCGCGCAGCTATTCTTCGATCTTTTCAACCCTGACCACCACGGAGGAAATCGACGCCGCCTACCAGTGGGCGGTGGACAACGACCTGCTCCAGCGGCGCGTCAAAATGGTGGCCCGCCACTACTTCGGCGCGGACAAGCTAAAGCGCAAGGCCGCGGCCACCTTGCTTTCATCGCTGCTGCTCTACGCGGGGTTCTACCTCCCGCTCCACTTCGCCGCGCGCGGCACCCTGACCAATACCGCAGATCTCATCCGCCTCATCCTGCGGGACAAAGCGGTGCACGGCTACTACTCCGGCTACAAGTTCCAGCGGGGCCTAGAAAGGGCCCCGCACCGCGCCGCGGAGCTCGACGACTTCGTGCACGACCTGCTCGACAAGCTCTACGAACTCGAGCTGCAGTATTCGGCAGAGCTCTACGAGCCCCTGGGGCTAATGGACGGCGTGGCCACGTTCGTGCGCTACAACGCCAATAAGGCGCTCATGAACCTGGGATACCCGGCGCGCTTTGACTATTCGTCCACGGCCGTGGACTCGGCGGTACTGACCGCGCTGGCCCCCAGCGCGGACGAGAACCACGACTTCTTTTCCGGATCGGGCTCCTCCTACGTCATCGGGCGCGCCGAGGCCACCTACGACGCAGACTGGAGCTTCTAA